The nucleotide window CATCAAAACTTTCTGACCTTCAACAAGCGTTTTGCGTCCGGTGCCGTTGATTGCACTGTGATGCACAAAAACGTCTTTTCCACCCTTCTGCTCAATAAAACCGTAACCTTTTTCTTCGTTGAACCATTTGACAGTTCCTTCAACCTGAGTACCCATATCTACCTCTTTTTTATTTTTGCCAGTTAAACTTGGCGTTACAATGAGCGAACTTCTACATGAAGCGCTCAAAAACGAATTTATTTTTCGTGAAAATTAATTTACTCACTTTAAGCTAATTCAAAAAGAAAGTTGTGCAGTTTAACCCACTTTTTTAGAATCAATCAAAAAAAATCCCTGATGCCCTGCTGAAGAGCACCCCCTTGCAAAAACACCGAAGAAACCGCTCAATTATACTACAGCCCAGAGCTTTATTCTGCGATCATCACTTCCGCTTGCGATGATTTTTCCGTCAGGCGAGATATCTACTGACTGTACTTCGAGCGTATGACCACGATAGGAGTGCAGCTGTTTGCCTGTCGCTACATCCCACAAGCGAATCGACTCGTCATTTGCCGCACTTGCGACCTTCGTTCCCTCCGGATTGAAACAGACACTGCGCACCGCGTCTTCATGACCTTCAAGTACCTTGAGAATCTCTCCTGTTGCTGCATCAACAATCTTGACTTTGGCATCACGACCGCAAAAAGCGATCAATTTGTCGTCAGGACTGAAAACAACCGCGTGCGAAAGTGTATCATTGGTTCGGTAGTTAGCGATATTTCTTCCGCTCTCCACATCCCAGATTTTAAGTACCGGCTCCTCTCCGCAACTGACTATTTTCTTGCCGTCATGGCTGTAGGCAAGCGATTCGATATACGATTTATGACCCCGCCACACGGAGAGCTCATTACCTGTTTCAACATCCCAGAGCCGGATGGTCGTATCACGTGAACAGCTTGCAAGAACCTTGCTGTCGGGGCTGAATGCCACCATACGGACTGCCGTATCATGACCTTTGCAGACATGGAGACACTTGCCGGTTGCGGCATCCCATATTCTTGCCGTACTGTCAGTACTGCCACTCGCCAGACGTTTTCCGTCACGGCTGTAGTCAATGCACTCAACCCATGTTTCATGGCCTTTCATGGTGAAAAGCGATTTTCCTGACTCTACATCCCACAGCATTACGCTCTCATCGAAGCTTCCACTGACAAGCTTTTTACCATCCGTGCTGAACTTGACACCCAGAACCCGGTCGAGATGACCTTCCATAGTCTTTATGACATTGATGTCCTCTTTAATACCGGGAAGTTTCAGTTCAACCTCTTTTTTTCCGAATATCTTCGATAAGAAACCCATAGTACTGCTCTCGTTTGAATTGAAAGACTCTCCCCGGAATAAGGGATTGCCATATTACATTAATCGTGCAATTTACAAAAATTAATCGCCTTCACCGAAATCTTGCAAGCCCTCATGAAAAATTGTAGTTCCGCCCCTTCCATCTGGCTCCTCTGCCGGATTGTATGATCCAGAAAGAGTTCCAGGCTATAGCAATAAGGATAAGCTGCGATAAGAGGTTAAGAAAAACCATGGCTATTGACTGACCGAACAGCCTTGCAATGATAACCCGGGAGAGAAGGGCGACAACAATCTGTGTCAGAGGCAGCCAGAACAAAAGCGCCGTGAACTTTCCGGTAATCAGTGCATAAAAGAAAAACAGATAGGGTGCAATGTAGAATGCCGCAGTCAGCGTCATAAGCAGAAACAGCCCGGGGGTACTGTAACCGAGCGATGCATAGAGGTTTTTTGAAAAACCTTCCCAGATATCCCCGAATGAACGGTACATCCTGCAGCTTACCGCATCGAAACCATTGAATGCCACAACCCTGCCGCCTGCTCTCTTCACCTCCCGGCAGAGCCCGATATCTTCTGCCAGAGCCTGCCGGACAGCGGTATGACCGTTGATCCTTTCATAGAACTCCCTGCGGACAAGAATAAACTGGCCGTTTGCAAAACAAAAAGCGGGAT belongs to Candidatus Chlorobium masyuteum and includes:
- a CDS encoding cold-shock protein; this translates as MGTQVEGTVKWFNEEKGYGFIEQKGGKDVFVHHSAINGTGRKTLVEGQKVLMEVTQGAKGLQAENVTPL
- a CDS encoding WD40 repeat domain-containing protein; its protein translation is MGFLSKIFGKKEVELKLPGIKEDINVIKTMEGHLDRVLGVKFSTDGKKLVSGSFDESVMLWDVESGKSLFTMKGHETWVECIDYSRDGKRLASGSTDSTARIWDAATGKCLHVCKGHDTAVRMVAFSPDSKVLASCSRDTTIRLWDVETGNELSVWRGHKSYIESLAYSHDGKKIVSCGEEPVLKIWDVESGRNIANYRTNDTLSHAVVFSPDDKLIAFCGRDAKVKIVDAATGEILKVLEGHEDAVRSVCFNPEGTKVASAANDESIRLWDVATGKQLHSYRGHTLEVQSVDISPDGKIIASGSDDRRIKLWAVV